In Paenibacillus sp. BIC5C1, a genomic segment contains:
- a CDS encoding DUF3139 domain-containing protein codes for MKKKKKYVLPAVLIITVMLVLTPIIYVQVNKLIYAHRVTEYLIEEKKYTQEEIESVEGIWNVKLPPFSAEVTFKDEPDVEYIYFAHNEVLQFAHRISEEAQRRGKTKSDLKHVEPTNDRE; via the coding sequence ATGAAAAAGAAGAAAAAATACGTGCTGCCAGCGGTTCTGATCATTACGGTTATGTTAGTATTGACCCCAATAATATATGTGCAAGTAAATAAGCTGATCTATGCACATAGAGTTACCGAGTACTTAATAGAGGAAAAGAAATATACTCAAGAGGAAATTGAATCAGTGGAAGGCATATGGAATGTTAAGCTCCCGCCTTTCTCTGCTGAGGTTACATTTAAAGATGAACCAGATGTAGAATATATATATTTTGCACATAACGAAGTTCTTCAATTTGCTCATCGTATATCCGAAGAAGCACAAAGGAGAGGCAAAACCAAATCGGATCTGAAACATGTTGAACCAACGAATGACCGTGAGTAG
- a CDS encoding Cof-type HAD-IIB family hydrolase, with protein MIKIVFMDVDGTLLSEKDRSLSPSTEDSIRKLVRRGIQVVLVTGRPYNLCGDFRKLGIDTLISANGALIKSGEEVIHKSVLSARMVREFSEYAEMNGSSISYFTESFEMNGLCTTDVRVTDALRDTLGLMEYPLRISSLEQEVYCICLYADQAEAEKFQSRFPALKFVRFHPYVSNVLEESEVSKSIAAGKVLAHLNISKEEAMAFGDGENDIDLLEYVGLGIAMGNGGARVKQSADYVTLRASEDGITHALRKFKIIE; from the coding sequence TTGATTAAAATCGTATTTATGGACGTGGACGGTACGTTACTCAGTGAGAAGGATCGAAGTCTCTCCCCAAGTACAGAGGATTCCATTCGAAAATTGGTTCGTAGGGGCATACAGGTCGTCCTGGTCACTGGCAGACCGTACAATTTATGCGGAGATTTCAGGAAACTCGGGATTGATACCCTGATTTCGGCTAACGGGGCATTGATCAAGAGCGGTGAAGAAGTGATACATAAATCGGTGCTTTCAGCACGAATGGTTAGAGAATTCAGTGAATATGCCGAGATGAACGGCAGCAGTATTTCTTATTTTACAGAGTCATTCGAGATGAATGGGTTATGTACAACGGATGTGCGTGTCACCGATGCATTGAGAGATACGCTCGGTCTGATGGAGTACCCCCTGAGAATCAGTTCTTTGGAACAGGAAGTGTATTGCATTTGTTTATATGCCGATCAAGCCGAAGCGGAGAAATTCCAATCCAGATTCCCTGCATTAAAATTCGTCAGGTTTCATCCTTACGTGTCTAACGTACTGGAAGAGAGCGAAGTATCCAAATCGATAGCGGCAGGAAAAGTGCTCGCCCACCTGAATATATCGAAAGAGGAAGCAATGGCTTTTGGCGATGGTGAAAATGATATTGATTTGCTAGAGTACGTGGGTCTTGGCATAGCGATGGGAAACGGAGGAGCGCGCGTCAAACAAAGTGCCGACTATGTCACGCTGCGAGCAAGTGAGGATGGCATTACACATGCGTTGAGGAAGTTTAAAATCATAGAATAA
- a CDS encoding YHYH domain-containing protein → MKKVVIVILSLVVLIGVSSSAYAHPGRLDKNGGHNCSAKSKQKGLCTGYHYHKKKK, encoded by the coding sequence ATGAAAAAGGTTGTCATTGTAATCTTGTCTCTTGTCGTACTTATTGGAGTATCTTCTTCAGCTTATGCCCATCCAGGCAGACTGGACAAAAATGGCGGACATAATTGTTCCGCGAAATCCAAACAAAAGGGCCTATGCACAGGCTACCATTATCACAAAAAGAAGAAATGA
- a CDS encoding HAD family hydrolase translates to MDHIKAIIFDLDNTILNRTSTFESFSQSLINTYFAHLQTTDDILKRIIELDEDGYKDKGVLFNELLHELPWAENPPHAELMEFYGREYVKSAVLMEQAREVVQHLRGKYKTGLITNGKTEIQYGKIDQLGIRDDFDHIIVSEEAGVKKPDPRIFQLALEHFNLSPEQCIYIGDHPVNDVEGAAKVGMSTIWMKVNQPWQDSITTKPLHAIEHLGELKGLF, encoded by the coding sequence ATGGATCATATTAAAGCGATTATTTTTGATCTGGACAATACGATTCTCAACAGAACAAGTACCTTTGAAAGCTTCAGCCAGAGCTTGATCAACACTTATTTTGCCCATCTTCAGACTACGGATGATATTCTTAAACGAATTATTGAGCTGGATGAGGACGGTTACAAGGACAAAGGCGTGTTATTCAATGAGCTGCTCCATGAATTACCTTGGGCTGAGAATCCGCCTCACGCCGAGCTTATGGAGTTCTATGGCAGAGAGTATGTGAAAAGCGCTGTTCTGATGGAGCAGGCGAGAGAAGTGGTTCAGCATCTAAGGGGAAAATATAAAACAGGTTTAATCACCAATGGTAAAACCGAGATTCAGTACGGCAAAATCGATCAACTTGGCATTCGGGATGATTTTGACCATATTATCGTTTCGGAAGAGGCTGGGGTCAAAAAGCCCGATCCTCGTATTTTTCAATTGGCATTGGAGCATTTCAACCTCTCTCCCGAGCAGTGTATCTACATTGGAGATCATCCCGTCAATGATGTTGAAGGAGCGGCAAAAGTAGGCATGAGCACGATCTGGATGAAGGTCAATCAGCCTTGGCAGGACAGCATTACAACCAAACCATTGCATGCTATTGAGCATCTTGGTGAATTAAAAGGCCTATTCTAG